One Amblyomma americanum isolate KBUSLIRL-KWMA chromosome 8, ASM5285725v1, whole genome shotgun sequence DNA window includes the following coding sequences:
- the LOC144100380 gene encoding uncharacterized protein LOC144100380, with the protein MYRNFKEDPFFGGDAKCIVVWQEGPFVNNSAILRAEYGGNHTVSAKTTLLSSPGYTVKNVLHAESRTVPGLGFNLTSVYTDCSRCKVFRHSYIKNGKGCSLWQPKKTLGEDVSCCKFVYDLICGVSPKYQIYDSC; encoded by the exons ATGTACCGGAATTTCAAGGAAGACCCATTCTTTGGAGGGGATGCAAAGTGCATTGTCGTTTGGCAGGAAGGTCCTTTCGTTAACAACTCTGCCATTTTACGAGCTGAATATGGTGGAAACCACACAGT GAGCGCCAAAACAACGCTTTTGTCTTCACCTGGGTATACCGTCAAGAACGTTCTACACGCCGAGTCACGCACCG TTCCGGGACTGGGCTTCAACCTGACCTCCGTGTACACAGACTGCAGCAGATGCAAGGTGTTTCGCCACAGCTACATTAAGAACG GAAAGGGATGCAGCCTGTGGCAACCGAAGAAGACTCTTGGAGAAGATGTATCCTGTTGCAAGTTTGTATACGACCTGATCTGCGGCGTGTCACCAAAATACCAGATCTACGACAGCTGTTGA